The nucleotide sequence ctgcagatttcgagcaggaaagtagaaaaatagaaatcaatcaatcactgctgggtgtagaaaggaaaacaaaaagattattccaaacaaattcattggataaatgtctgggataagagaagctgtatcataacaattcttcacattcccatttccttttctcttctcttctgatcttggctggtttgctttgctcaggagagggtagcatgcttctggctggccttgggataagtctaacccactgctttctctcaactcctttctctctcttggggcaggggggtttggagtgGGGCAGTGGAACAAGCTTCTCTGGTCTTCTGACCAGGGGATTTTCTtgctgtttgctaattgtaaatatctgtataatattgtaaatactgtgtattttgtacctattcattgcattccattgtagagtgtaggttttgcttgtaaagACAGCTACATCTGCTTCTGAGttgttctgggccactcaatttaagatggacattgagactcttgaacatgtccagagaagggcaacgaggctggggagaggccttgagcacaagccctacgaggagaggctgagggagctggggttgcttagcctggagaagaggaggctcaggggagactttgttgctctctacaactacctgaagggaggttgtagtcaggagggggttggtctcttcttccaggcaatcagcaccagaacaagaggacacagattcaagctgcaccaggagaagtttaggcttgacgtgaggagaaagttcttcccagagagagttgtcagccattggaatgtgctgcccagggaggtggtggagtcaccatccctggaggtgttcaagaggggattggacatggcacttggtgccacagtttagtagtcatgaggtctgtggtgccaggttggacttgatgatctttgaggtctcttccaaccttattgattctatgaaaagttaatgctggggggaaacttcaaccacCACATTACAATGAGCCATGGAAGTTCTTTCTGACACACAAAAGAATAAAGCAATGGTCATGACATTGGAATAAAAAAGGACCTTTCCCCATGGCCAAGACAGCTCTGGTTAAGGAGCAATGAAAGTTGTCTTCCTCTGGAGCATCACTCAGGCCTATCTAACCCACTTACAAGTGCTGTGATCCCACTGCCCAACAACTGCATTCAGTCACTAGTGCTCCTCCCACATATTTCTGTCCTTAGCTCAAAAGGGGAGCAGATTATCTCCTGCCCCTTAGGCTGGGACTCAGGAGAACACTGTAAAACCTTAAGGGAAATCACACCCTAGAGGCACAGCATGGTCAGGGGGAGGCATGAGGGGGAATAGTAGAGCTGCATGAGAAATGCCAGGGTGACTTGTTAAAGCCATTTGCCACACAGCCAGACACCACCACTCACAACACACACAGTCCTCCTTTTGGGCAATGGGTACAATGCCACAGTGCTGAACATCAGGACATTCCACCACTGAGGTGCCCCACAGGTGtggtggagaggaaggaaagaggaagcaaATAAGAGCAAAGGATTTCATATGCAACAGGATCAGAGCCACAGCAAAATTAGTCTCACCTTGGCTTTCTGGCTGGGCTCCGAGCTCAGGCCATTGGGGGAATTGTACAGCTCTTTGGAGACCACACACAGGAACTCTGTTTGATCCTCATTCCCATAGTTATAGGATGAGCCAATGTTCACAAGCTGGGAAAAAATGAGAGCAAGAATCACAAGTATAAGTTATTTCAAGTATCCACAGCACCTACAGAGTGAGACAGAGCAGCATGGAGTCCAGTCTACACCCACAACAGAAAGGCTTCGTAACTAAGCTGAGGAGGCAGCACGGAGAACCAGGTGAGGAGTCAACCAGGATGCAAACCAGCTTAATATCCTCACAAATATTTTCTAAACCTCTAGAGAAGGGATAGGAGAAAGCTGGTGTGATAACTCCACAACTTGATCTCATATTCTCAAAGAGGGAAGGTGCCTTGCCTGGGGTCTGTAAGATAACCACGATCTTTTCCCCGGTAGGAAACTCCTTCCCACCCTCTATACCTCCTCCATACCTGCTCAAAACTCCATCCATCTGACATAGTGGACACCATCTGAGTGAGCTCCTCTTCCTGGCACTGTAGCACACGGTAGACATGCTTAGGAGGCACCTGATAGCAAAATTGTAGAGCAGGATGACAACAGCTGGGTGCTACAGATGTCCTCCCGAAGAACGAAGTGGTAGCATCCCTTCTGGACAGACCTGGCCTTTTCTCCAAGTCCCAGGTTAAAGGGGAGTGGGAACCACAACCcacctttctgctctgctgttgtGGGCAGCAAGAACAACAGTATCTGCTCTGGAGAGGGGGTAATGAGCTGAGTGCTTCCTGCATTGTCCCCAGAAGATGCTGGGCTCTTCTGATGGGGAGTTTGCATTTGTTGTTACAAAGCCATTTATGCAAATGCCACAAATGCTGATGGGGTTTTGCAAAGGCAAAGTGACTGTGTTGCTGGAGGCTTACAAGCTGAGGCAAACACAGTGAAAAGTGAGGTATCAGCCAACACTCCCAGAAGAGAGATTTTTAAAAGGTTATTGGCCAAGAACAAGGTGTGATTGTGCCACAGGACAGATTCTTTGTGCTTCACTGGCTGCATTTGACTCTTCCACAGACACCTTTCCACCTGTTCTCTCCAGGTTTCTCTACAGGCATCCCCATGCTCTTCACTGTGATTGCACTCCCAGGACTCCCCACACCAGCATCCTCCTCTCCATAAAACCTTCACTCCATTCTTCCATAACCCACAAAAACCAGCTGCTTTCTTCCAAAAGCTAGAGAAGCAGATTTGGTTTCAGGGACTGCATCCAACATCATTCTATGCAGACGCAAAACAAGTCTGTAACTTGTTTATTGTAACTAGATGGGTGGCAGTCTGTCATAGCAAGATGTTGCAGGGGACATGAGCACATAAACTCAAATTAGTTGCTCCACTAGACTAATCTCTCCCTTTTGACATCCCCTCTTTTACCCACCCCACTGCATCTTTCCTTGCCATTTCTCTCCATACCTGAGTTATGGTGtagtccttctcctccagccgGTCCTTGATTATTCGGATTAAAGGACCAATGTTATAGAACTCAGCTTCTTCTAGAACCCCTGAGAAAGAGAGGCAGAAGGACCACAAAGACAGAACATTAATAGCCTGTCTTTGGGTTTTGACTTGCAAAAGATCACTTCTGAGCTTCCTAAGGTCCATAGGGAGCTTCACTTTTTAACGGGTTTCTGTTGACTTGAAACTCCTACTGCAGAAAGAGGACTCCTGGTTCTCTGCATTGCATCCCTAATGCTCACCCCAATTTCCTTATGCTGCCTGCtactgcgaggagaggctgagggagctgcgattgtttagcctggagaagagaaggctcaggggagaccttattgctctctacaactacctgaagggagagtgtagccaggagggggctggtctcttcaaccaggcaatcagcaccagaacaagaggacacagtctcaagctgcaccaatgGGAAGTTtggactccaggtgaggagaaagttcttcacagagagagtcgttcgccattggaatgtgctgcccagggaggtggtggagtcaccgtccctggaggtgttcaagaggagattggttgtggcacttgatgccatggtttagtagtcgtgaggtcttgggtgacaggttggacttgatgacctttgaggtcttttccaaacattgattctattctattctattctattctattctattctattctattctattctattctattctattctattctattctatattctattctatgagacAGGCAGTGTAAGTGAAggcttgtgctgaggactgTGAATACTTTTCTCAGGTAACTGGCCAAGGAGAGTAAATGTAGGCACCAGCCTCTCCTAGAAAATCCCAACTTTTTTCCTAGGCCAGCTGGAGTGGCACCCACATTACAGTCCTATATGACCTCAAGAAATCTTTGGCTCTGTTCCCTGTGCTTCACCTCAAAGCAGGTAAACAGAGAAGTGGGTTAGATATGTTTCTGTGGTGTACCACATCTCCATCACATCTCCTGAGACTCGTGTGTTTGCTAACAAGCCTTCAGGGAATGGCAAGTGGGTTCCCAGACTGTTGGTGAGAGAAAGGCAGCTAGGAGCCAACATTCAGATGTCTCTAGGGCAGTATACAGACAGTGGGGGGCGGGGAGACGGATCCTTCCCTACCTGACACACTCAGATTCCTTTCAAGTCCCTCAAGCAGCCATGAATTGCCTAACAGATTAGTTTTAAGTGTCTGCAGCAGGAACAAAATGCAATGCTAAGCTACAAACAGGACTCCTGTTTATGCTTTGGATTTGATTTAAAACCTGTGGATGAACTTTTTCTGACTTCAGTATTATAAGAGATGTCAAGCAGGAAACACCTCAGAACTGTGTATTATTATAATTCTGTACCATTACTTAGATCTATTTTTGGAACGAGAACTTGTGAGATGATTCTAAAGAAAACTTTCCTTGCATTAGTGAGAGAGGCAAGAACAACAATGAACATGTTGAAACTGCACTTGGCAAGGGCTagccagcacagcctgtctTCAAAACTGGCTACTTGTTAGATTCCAGCACTCAAAATACAATGAGGTACTGGGGACTGCTGGCTGGTAATGCCATGATGCTACTGAGTTATCCTATTGGACCTCCTTTCAGCTTCAAATGAGGGTTTGGGTTGGCTGGCTTGCTCCACTGGAATTGCTGCTGTCCACAGTCCGTCAGAGCTTTACTAGCATACATTGCATGTCACTGATTAATGATGGTCTTTACTGCAGTCAGTAGAAGAGATGAGCTTGGTTTTGTTCAGTCTTCTGGGATTTTAGTTCTAATTAGAAACATTCAGTCATTAACAGAAAACAGTCACAGAGCCTTGTTAAAAGTAGATCAGGAACAAGCAAAAATGGCTTATTGAGGCTGAGAGATCTTGTCACTTCCATCTTGGTGACCTCTATGCTGAATGAACAGTCAAGAAGCCACAATACCTGTATGATGCCATCCTCACCCACTCCAAGCCCCTTTAGTAAAGGAAAGAACAGTATGCTTTCCAACAACTGAAGGGACAGCCCTCTCATATCCCCCCACACCAGTCCCTAGATGCAGAATGAGGAACAATAAGGCTGACAACAAGtcctgctgcaccctgcctgcagcagcaacgTTAAGCAGAAAGTTCCTGAGCTCCAAGACTCACCCTCTTCAGCCATATCTTTATCCAGGACCAGCTTTCCATGACGGAGGAAGTTCAGAATGGGTCCAAAGTAAGTGGGGTCCCGGTCTATTAGGTATGCGCCAGTCTCATCCTAGCAACAGAGACAGACCCCATGGAAACCTGTGACCCACCCACAAATACTCTAGAATATAATAAAGTGCAAAGCTAAGCAAACATAACCACTATTTCTAACACTCCTTGGAAACCATAAGCCCCTGGGAGTCCTTTACTGAGTCAGCCCAGCTCAGGTTTTAACTCCTGTATTAGTATGCTCTGCACGTCCACCTCAGCGTGGACCAGCCCAGCTGAGAAAGGCAAAAGCATAGGCCTGAGCCTCCTTCTGCAACTGTGCCTGCAGGCCTGGTGTGAGAGAGCAGAGAGCCCCTTTAGAGCAGACAAGGCTGAGTCAGGCAGACAGAGCTGtgaagcagccccagaggagggggggggataGACAAGGAGTACAACAGGGGTGTAGGGGAGGTGGCCTCTCTTTTTCCCAGTTGGAAAGACAAGTGTCAGGCTACAAGACATCAAAGGTGACATCTGGCAAGGGGAAATCCTTCccgggagaggggagaaagagcaGGCGTTTCTCACTCGGTTGCTCCGGCGGCTGTCGGGGTCCGGCTCCGTCCCTGcatccctccagccctccccacgCTCGCCGGGGCACGGTGCGGGAGGCAACCCAGCTGCCTTACCCGGTCCGACTGCAGCTCCTCGCCCTGGCACAAGCGACACAGGAAAGATTTCTGCTCCCGACACAGGGTCTGCCTGGTGGTGAGGAAGACGGTGCCCCCCACATTGAGCCTCACCCACTTGGCCGGGGTGCCAGCGGGTGGCGCGATGTCCCAGGCGCGGCGCAGCCCCACGGCGCCCTGCATCTCCTCCCCACcttccatcctcatcctcaacccccacccctcccccggTGTGCAGGGACTGCCGCAggtgctgtggagtctcctgtggagaATGCTGGGATCTGTAgtttctctgcctctccccccGCAGCAGCCGTGTTCCCCGGGAGCCAGGGTCCTGCCTGCGACCGCCAAGGGAGGCCCGAGGGAAGAAAGGATGCTCTGTGCTAGAGGATACCGCT is from Dryobates pubescens isolate bDryPub1 chromosome 15, bDryPub1.pri, whole genome shotgun sequence and encodes:
- the KCTD17 gene encoding BTB/POZ domain-containing protein KCTD17 isoform X3; this translates as MRMEGGEEMQGAVGLRRAWDIAPPAGTPAKWVRLNVGGTVFLTTRQTLCREQKSFLCRLCQGEELQSDRDETGAYLIDRDPTYFGPILNFLRHGKLVLDKDMAEEGVLEEAEFYNIGPLIRIIKDRLEEKDYTITQVPPKHVYRVLQCQEEELTQMVSTMSDGWSFEQLVNIGSSYNYGNEDQTEFLCVVSKELYNSPNGLSSEPSQKAKLLQARGLRMCL
- the KCTD17 gene encoding BTB/POZ domain-containing protein KCTD17 isoform X1 — protein: MRMEGGEEMQGAVGLRRAWDIAPPAGTPAKWVRLNVGGTVFLTTRQTLCREQKSFLCRLCQGEELQSDRDETGAYLIDRDPTYFGPILNFLRHGKLVLDKDMAEEGVLEEAEFYNIGPLIRIIKDRLEEKDYTITQVPPKHVYRVLQCQEEELTQMVSTMSDGWSFEQLVNIGSSYNYGNEDQTEFLCVVSKELYNSPNGLSSEPSQKAKSTEEDLEEEEQEVEDEAEAEEKGMLPVCTLSSCQPELCMSDSLSSCGCCKPEV
- the KCTD17 gene encoding BTB/POZ domain-containing protein KCTD17 isoform X2, producing the protein MRMEGGEEMQGAVGLRRAWDIAPPAGTPAKWVRLNVGGTVFLTTRQTLCREQKSFLCRLCQGEELQSDRDETGAYLIDRDPTYFGPILNFLRHGKLVLDKDMAEEGVLEEAEFYNIGPLIRIIKDRLEEKDYTITQVPPKHVYRVLQCQEEELTQMVSTMSDGWSFEQLVNIGSSYNYGNEDQTEFLCVVSKELYNSPNGLSSEPSQKAKVCYLSALSAPASLSSA